GCCTAGTCATAGGGTCGACCTTTGGTGTTTTTTTTCATCGCACTTTATCTACAATAATACCGAGTGGATGGATTACAGGAGAGTCTGCCTACGTAATGCTCGGCATGGCGGGAGTCCTGAGTGGAGTAATGCAAGCCCCTTTAACAAGTGTCTTTCTGGTTTTAGAGATAACCAACAGTTATCAGGCTGTGATGCACATCATGACCGTCACATTTATATCATCAATGCTCACCCATGCATTTGAACCATCCTCCTTCTACTTCAAAGATCTCGTAGAAAAAGGACAGCTTCTAAGACCTAAAACTGATGAAAAAATATTAGCCGACATCAACCCTGAAAATCTTATCTGCAAAAATTTAACAGAAGTTTGTCCGCAAATGCCTGTGATAGATTTTTTAAATGTTCTCAAAAACACGAACCAAACCCACATCCCGATTATCGACAGTGAGACAAAAGATTTTATGGGTATGATTGATGTAGCTTCTGCAAGATCTTCAATTTTAGATCCGGAACATCAACACAGTAATATTAGTGAAGTTGCAACGGATAAGAACACTCCGAAAATAGAAAAAGGAATGGGAACGGCTGAAATTCTGGAAATAATGAATAAAAGTGGCAAAAGAACATTGCCTGTAATGAAAAATGGAGAATTCATGGGATTTATAACAAAGGAAGATATTCTTTCAGCTTATCGTGGAGAAATGAAAAATTATGAGAACTGTGACAACTTATTCTAATTGAGCTCTACTGAATATTTTTTAGCAAGCCGTTCGACTTCTCCAAAATTTTGCAAATAACGTATAACTGCACCAATCTCATCAGCCCTTTCAGCCAACGGAGATTTACGAGAAACACCTATATAAACAGGCATCAATTTCGGTTTATATTTAAATGAGCATTCTTCAATATAAGGATCCAGACCCATATTCTTTATAAAATAGTTCCCGACCGAATTGGTAGAAATAATGGCTTGAACCTCTCCTTTTACCAAACCTTCGAAGACTTCAGCGGTGGTTCCATAAAAAACCCTCACCACCCTGTCATCAAGATCGAACGTCGGAAAATACTTGGCTCCTCTTTTCACTCCGACTCTTAAACCGACTAAATCAATATAACGGTTAATCTTATTTCCTGCCCCTTTTTTAACATAAAAACTTTTTATAGATTTAGTTTTATATGGAGGTGAAACATACCGTATATAATCATTCCTTTCATTTCTAAACAACACACTTGTAAGAACATCTATCTCGCCAGATTTTAATTCATCAAGGCTACTATCGAAAGGCACAGGCGCAAATTTTACTTTTAATCCCATATGCTTAAAAATATCTCGAACCAAGTCACAATCAAAACCCTCAAATTTTCCTTCGTCAAGAATCATCCAAGGCGGAAAGGACGCAAAACCAACTGTAACAACACCCTGAGCGTATGCGTTGGTATGAGCATATAAAAAGAACGTCATACACAGCAAGAACAGACTTTTAAGAGCAATATTATTCAGCCGTGTCATCGTCGTCTTTGTAATATTCTTCAATAATATTAAAATCTTCAACATACTTATCTTTGACCACCCTATCAGCGACTTTACCCATAATCATGCGTAATTTTTCAATAATTTCAGGGTCATCTTTCATTATACTTTTAGAACTATTCAAAAACTTGAGTGGAATTTTTTCTTTCACCTAACCCTCTGCATAAAAGACACAATCATTATTAAGCAATAAAACAAACATATCCTCCGCAAATATTTCAATAATAACTTAACGCTACAGTATATATAGAATCACATCAAGAACTTATAGCGGTCCATGCTTATTTAATAAAAATATCGTGCAAAATTGAGCATATACCACTTTAGTTAAGAAATAATTTCACTAATACATTTAAAATATAACTACATTTACTTTTTCTTATTATTATAATAAATTATGTAAAAATAGAATAATTTTTAAATTCAGACTCGTTATAACATCCTCATAGGACATA
The window above is part of the Maridesulfovibrio ferrireducens genome. Proteins encoded here:
- a CDS encoding ABC transporter substrate-binding protein; the encoded protein is MKNITKTTMTRLNNIALKSLFLLCMTFFLYAHTNAYAQGVVTVGFASFPPWMILDEGKFEGFDCDLVRDIFKHMGLKVKFAPVPFDSSLDELKSGEIDVLTSVLFRNERNDYIRYVSPPYKTKSIKSFYVKKGAGNKINRYIDLVGLRVGVKRGAKYFPTFDLDDRVVRVFYGTTAEVFEGLVKGEVQAIISTNSVGNYFIKNMGLDPYIEECSFKYKPKLMPVYIGVSRKSPLAERADEIGAVIRYLQNFGEVERLAKKYSVELN